A genomic window from Lotus japonicus ecotype B-129 chromosome 1, LjGifu_v1.2 includes:
- the LOC130743450 gene encoding pentatricopeptide repeat-containing protein At1g80270, mitochondrial-like, whose protein sequence is MWALRRASLRLRSPILNVGAYRASCAKLTSPTTYVEDEAGILESHPIRYGRFLSTSRFYHGGRASLNFTVSRRELSSQADASSTKEDDDIEDGLCEQEAHGDTNENESEVDLSDDDDGSGEPHNELSETEIDPTVKKQHRKTESQLFKAIISSPGVSVQSALEKWVEKGKELNRPEISLAFVNLRKRKMYGRALQLLQWLEKNKKLEFAEKDYASVLDLIAKVSGLFRAENYIKKVPESFRGELLYRTLLANYASQNNLKKTEETFNKMRDLDLPITAFACNQLLLIYKKVDKKKISDVLLLMEKENVKPSHFTYKILIDTKGQSNDIAGMEQIVETMKAEGIEPNHQVQAALARYYTSAGLKEKAEAILQEIEGENLRDNLWVCPTLLRLYANLGKADEVERIWKVVESKPGIDVCLAAVEAWGRLQKIEEAEAIFEMMANKWKLSSKNYSVLLKVYANHKMLKKGKDLIQRMGENGCKIGPLTWDSLVKLYTQAGEVEKADAVLQKVMEQSRMTPMFNTYMAVMEQYAKRGDVHNSEKIFHRMRQAGYTSRITPFQVLVQAYIKAKVPAYGIRDRMKADNVFPNNTLAKQLAQVDAFKKTAVSDLLD, encoded by the exons ATGTGGGCTCTTCGTCGAGCTTCGCTTCGTCTCAG GAGTCCAATACTTAATGTAGGTGCTTATCGGGCTTCTTGTGCTAAATTAACGTCGCCAACCACTTATGTGGAAGATGAGGCTGGTATCCTTGAGTCTCATCCAATAAGATATGGTAGATTTCTTTCAACGAGCAGATTTTACCACGGTGGTCGTGCCTCCCTGAACTTTACTGTAAGCAGGCGTGAACTTTCGTCACAAGCTGATGCTAGTAGCACCAAAGAGGATGATGATATAGAAGATGGATTGTGTGAGCAGGAGGCACATGGGGATACTAATGAAAATGAATCTGAAGTAGACttgtctgatgatgatgatggtagtGGGGAACCACACAACGAGCTGTCAGAAACTGAGATTGATCCCACTGTGAAAAAGCAACACAGAAAGACTGAATCACAACTTTTCAAGGCGATAATAAGTAGTCCAGGTGTGTCTGTTCAGTCAGCTCTGGAAAAGTGGGTTGAAAAAGGGAAGGAACTAAACAGGCCAGAGATCTCATTGGCCTTTGTTAATCTTCGGAAGCGTAAAATGTATGGGAGGGCTTTGCAG CTCTTACAGTGGCTAGAGAAAAACAAGAAGCTTGAATTTGCTGAGAAAGATTATGCTTCTGTACTTGATTTAATTGCCAAAGTAAGTGGCCTCTTTAGGGCAGAAAATTACATCAAGAAGGTTCCAGAATCTTTTAGAGGCGAGTTGTTATACAGAACATTACTGGCTAACTATGCTAGTCAGAACAATTTGAAGAAAACTGAGGAAACATTCAACAAAATGAGGGACTTGGATCTCCCTATCACAGCATTTGCTTGTAACCAGTTGCTTCTTATTTACAAAAAGGTTGACAAGAAGAAAATATCTGATGTGTTACTGTTGATGGAAAAAGAGAATGTGAAACCTTCTCATTTCACTTATAAAATCTTAATAGACACAAAGGGTCAGAGTAATGATATTGCTGGAATGGAACAAATTGTTGAGACAATGAAGGCCGAAGGCATTGAACCAAACCATCAAGTACAAGCAGCACTGGCTAGGTATTACACCTCAGCTGGGCTTAAAGAAAAAGCGGAAGCTATACTCCAGGAGATTGAAGGAGAAAACTTGAGAGACAATCTATGGGTATGCCCGACTTTGCTCCGCCTTTATGCAAACTTGGGAAAGGCTGATGAAGTGGAGAGAATCTGGAAGGTCGTCGAGTCGAAGCCTGGAATTGACGTCTGCCTTGCTGCAGTTGAAGCTTGGGGAAGGTTGCAGAAAATTGAAGAAGCAGAAGCTATTTTTGAGATGATGGCAAATAAATGGAAACTCTCCTCAAAGAACTACTCGGTGCTCTTGAAGGTGTATGCAAATCATAAGATGCTAAAGAAGGGTAAGGATCTTATTCAGCGAATGGGAGAAAATGGGTGCAAGATAGGCCCATTGACCTGGGATTCGCTTGTGAAACTTTATACCCAAGCAGGGGAAGTTGAGAAGGCAGATGCTGTTCTGCAGAAAGTAATGGAGCAGAGTCGAATGACGCCGATGTTCAATACTTATATGGCGGTCATGGAGCAGTATGCAAAGAGGGGTGATGTCCATAATTCAGAAAAGATTTTCCACAGAATGAGACAAGCTGGTTATACTTCTCGAATTACTCCGTTTCAAGTTCTGGTACAGGCCTATATAAAAGCCAAGGTTCCAGCATATGGGATCAGGGACAGAATGAAAGCTGATAACGTGTTTCCCAACAATACTTTGGCTAAACAGTTGGCTCAAGTTGATGCATTTAAGAAAACTGCAGTTTCCGATTTGCTTGATTGA